TAGGTAAAACATCATTTGAAGCTGATAAAATTGCGGGTAATGCTCGCGAACTCTTAGGAACTATTGTTAAGTTAAAACCTACTACTGTAAAAGGTATTTACATAAAAAGTATCCACATGTCTTCAACGATGTCTACCTAGCATAGCTATTGACACCAAACGTTTCACCGATCAATAACTTTAATTATGACTAGAGAAGAAAAATCAAATATAATTAAAGAGTTAACCGATAAGTTAGCTGAAACTTCAAGCATTTATTTTACTGATATTTCTGGCTTAGATGCTCAAAATACCAATAAACTAAGACGAGCTTGTTTCAAAGCTAATATCAAATTACTCGTCGTAAAAAATACTTTAATGGCTAAAGCCATGAGCAGTACCGATAAAGATTTTGGTGATTTAGACCAAACCCTTAAAGGAAACACATCTATTATGTTTTCTGACACTGGTAATGCTCCAGCCAAAGTTATTAAAGATTTTAGAAAAAAGAACGAAAAGCCCCTATTAAAAGGTGCTTTTGTAGATGAAGCTATCTATCTTGGTGATGACTACCTTGAAACACTTGTAAACATCAAGTCTAAAGAAGAAGTCATTGGCGATATAGTATCATTGCTTCAATCACCTGCTAAAAACGTTATTTCAGCACTTCAATCTGGTGGTGGAAAACTTGCAGGAATATTAAAAACGCTTTCTGAAAAAGAAAGCTAAATTTAAGCACTAATAAATCAATATAAATACAATTAAAAACGATAGAAAATGGCAGAATTAAAAGATTTCGCAGAACAATTAGTTAACCTAACTGTAAAAGAAGTTAACGAATTAGCTGATATTCTTAAAGAAGAATACGGCATTGAACCTGCTTCTTTGACTGTAGCTGTTGCAGGTGGAGGCGCCAACGGTGGTGGTGAAGAAGCAGAGGAGCAAACA
This genomic window from Flavobacterium sp. CS20 contains:
- the rplJ gene encoding 50S ribosomal protein L10, yielding MTREEKSNIIKELTDKLAETSSIYFTDISGLDAQNTNKLRRACFKANIKLLVVKNTLMAKAMSSTDKDFGDLDQTLKGNTSIMFSDTGNAPAKVIKDFRKKNEKPLLKGAFVDEAIYLGDDYLETLVNIKSKEEVIGDIVSLLQSPAKNVISALQSGGGKLAGILKTLSEKES